From Astyanax mexicanus isolate ESR-SI-001 chromosome 16, AstMex3_surface, whole genome shotgun sequence, one genomic window encodes:
- the lonp1 gene encoding lon protease homolog, mitochondrial — protein MAAYMRLWAPYRQALQTRSSAFSAEIRALFRSQTPGHSGQTPTRAYAYSSGLKPLCGIGSPPAAGVRAWSRVSAVLPGWRDASGPGWSVSSERRGYMMGNRGSGPGGLSGEDGAESSGAGPDDAGGDGEGGGYGAPQMTALTPMMVPEVFPNVPLIAVTRNPVFPRFIKIIEVKNKQLMDLLRRKVRLAQPYAGVFLKKDDGDESDVVANLDAVYNTGTFVQIHEMQDLGDKLRMIVMGHRRIRITKQLDVDDESVDSEEESKTPRRKSKRTRRDSASLADSMAERVQDAEFVVEAVPLPEVLMVEVDNVVHEEFQVTEEVKALTAEIVKTIRDIIALNPLYRESVLQMMQAGQRVVDNPIYLSDMGAALTGAESHELQDVLEETNIPKRLYKALSLLKKEYELSKLQQRLGREVEEKIKQTHRKYLLQEQLKIIKKELGLEKEDKDAIEEKFRERLKDRTVPQHIMEVINEELNKLSLLDNHSSEFNVTRNYLDWLTSMPWGTNSVENLELVRAQEVLEEDHYGMDDVKKRILEFIAVSQLRGSTQGKILCFYGPPGVGKTSIARSIARALNREYFRFSVGGMTDVAEIKGHRRTYVGAMPGKIIQCLKKTKTENPLVLIDEVDKIGRGYQGDPSSALLELLDPEQNANFLDHYLDVPVDLSKVLFICTANVLDTIPEPLRDRMEMINVSGYVAQEKLAIAEKYLVPQLRVLCGLDEQKTSISSEALNVLIRQYCRESGVRNLQKQVEKVFRKAAFRIVNGEETNVNVTAENLQDYVGKPLFTVDRMYDVTPPGVVMGLAWTAMGGSTLFIETSLRRPRTSKGKDGPSEGSLEVTGQLGDVMKESAKIAYTFARSFLMKHQPENDFLVGSHVHLHVPEGATPKDGPSAGCTIVTALLSLATNTPVRQNVAMTGEVSLTGKILPVGGIKEKTIAAKRAGVDCIILPAENKKDFSDLAEYITEGLEVHFVEHYQEIYKIVFPGQ, from the exons ATGGCGGCGTACATGCGACTGTGGGCTCCGTACAGACAGGCGCTGCAGACCCGCTCCAGCGCCTTCAGCGCTGAAATCAGAGCGCTGTTCCGGAGCCAGACACCCGGCCACAGCGGGCAAACCCCGACCCGAGCGTATGCCTACAGCTCCGGCCTCAAGCCGCTGTGCGGCATCGGTTCTCCTCCAGCGGCGGGCGTCAGGGCATGGAGCCGGGTCTCCGCCGTCCTCCCCGGGTGGAGGGACGCCTCAGGACCCGGTTGGTCGGTCAGCTCCGAGCGCAGGGGCTATATGATGGGGAACCGGGGCAGCGGACCCGGCGGGCTGTCCGGGGAGGATGGAGCGGAGAGCAGCGGGGCTGGCCCGGATGATGCGGGCGGGGATGGAGAGGGAGGCGGGTATGGAGCTCCTCAGATGACCGCTTTGACACCTATGATGGTGCCAGAGGTTTTTCCTAACGTTCCTCTGATCGCAGTCACCAGGAACCCTGTTTTCCCACGTTTCATAAAGATCATCGAG gTGAAAAATAAGCAGCTGATGGACTTGCTGAGAAGAAAAGTACGACTTGCTCAGCCATACGCCGGTGTCTTTCTCAAGAAGGATGATGG tgaTGAGTCAGATGTTGTGGCAAATTTGGATGCCGTCTACAACACAGGGACTTTTGTTCAGATCCATGAGATGCAGGACCTTGGCGACAAACTTCGCATGATTGTAATGGGACACAGAAG AATTCGCATCACTAAGCAGCTGGATGTTGATGATGAGTCAGTGGATTCAGAGGAGGAATCGAAGACGCCACGGAGGAAGTCGAAGCGGACCCGCAGGGACTCGGCCTCTCTGGCTGATTCGATGGCGGAGAGAGTGCAGGACGCTGAGTTTGTGGTGGAGGCTGTGCCTCTGCCTGAGGTGCTCATGGTGGAGGTGGACAACGTTGTACACGAGGAGTTCCAGGTCACAGAAGAGGTCAAG GCACTAACAGCAGAGATCGTGAAGACCATCCGTGACATCATCGCTTTGAATCCTCTCTACAG GGAATCTGTTCTGCAGATGATGCAGGCTGGACAGAGAGTCGTGGACAACCCTATCTATTTAAGTGACATGGGGGCTGCACTAACTGGAGCAGAGTCACATGAGTTACAGGATGTGTTGGAAGAAACCAAC ATCCCCAAACGACTGTACAAAGCCCTCTCACTGCTGAAGAAAGAGTACGAGTTGAGCAAACTGCAGCAGCGCCTTGGAAGAGAG GTTGAAGAGAAGATCAAGCAAACCCACAGAAAGTACCTCCTGCAGGAGCAGCTCAAGATCATAAAGAAGGAGCTGGGGCTGGAGAAGGAGGACAAGGACGCCATTGAGGAGAAGTTCCGTGAGAGGCTGAAGGACCGCACAGTGCCCCAGCACATCATGGAGGTCATTAATGAGGAGCTGAACAAACTGTCTCTGCTGGATAATCACTCCTCAGAATTCAA TGTCACAAGGAACTACTTGGACTGGCTGACCTCCATGCCCTGGGGCACCAACAGTGTGGAGAACCTGGAACTGGTCAGAGCCCAAGAAGTGCTGGAGGAGGATCATTATGGAATGGATGACGTGAAAAAGCGTATTCTT GAGTTTATAGCAGTTAGCCAGCTGAGAGGCAGCACACAGGGAAAGATCCTGTGTTTCTATGGGCCTCCCGGTGTGGGGAAGACCAGCATCGCCCGCTCCATTGCCAGAGCACTTAATCGAGAGTACTTCCGCTTCAGCGTGGGCGGCATGACAGACGTGGCTGAAATAAAGGGCCACAG GAGGACTTATGTTGGTGCTATGCCTGGAaaaattattcagtgtttaaagaaGACAAAGACGGAAAATCCTCTGGTTCTCATTGATGAG GTGGACAAGATAGGCAGGGGTTACCAAGGTGATCCATCATCTGCACTCCTGGAGCTTTTGGACCCGGAACAGAATGCAAATTTCCTTGACCATTATTTAGATGTGCCTGTGGACCTCTCTAAG GTTCTGTTTATTTGTACTGCCAATGTATTAGACACCATTCCAGAGCCTTTACGAGACCGAATGGAAATGATCAATGTGTCCGGCTACGTAGCTCAGGAGAAACTGGCCATCGCAGAG AAATATTTGGTGCCTCAGTTGCGAGTACTTTGTGGTTTAGATGAACAGAAGACTAGCATCTCCTCCGAGGCTCTAAATGTTCTCATCCGCCAGTACTGCAGAGAGAGTGGAGTCAGGAACCTGCAGAAGCAGGTGGAGAAG GTATTCCGTAAAGCAGCATTCCGCATTGTTAATGGAGAGGAGACCAATGTTAATGTAACGGCCGAAAATCTACAAGACTATGTTGGGAAACCCCTCTTCACAGTGGACCGAATGTATGATGTCACTCCACCAGGGGTGGTTATGGGCCTGGCATGGACAGCTATGG GTGGCTCCACGCTGTTCATCGAGACGTCCCTGAGGAGACCGAGGACCTCCAAGGGGAAAGACGGACCCTCTGAAGGCTCACTAGAGGTCACAGGGCAGCTTGGAGACGTGATGAAGGAGAGCGCAAAGATTGCCTACACATTCGCTCGCTCTTTCCTCATGAAGCATCAGCCGGAAAACGACTTCCTTGTTGGTTCCCATGTACATTTACACGTACCTGAG GGCGCCACTCCTAAAGATGGGCCAAGTGCAGGCTGTACTATAGTCACAGCCCTGCTGTCTTTAGCTACAAACACACCAGTGCGTCAGAACGTGGCCATGACTGGAGAAGTGTCCCTGACCGGGAAGATTCTGCCTGTTGGAGGCATCAAGGAAAAGACCATTGCG GCGAAGAGAGCTGGCGTAGACTGCATTATCCTCCCTGCAGAGAACAAGAAAGACTTCTCAGATCTGGCTGAGTACATCACTGAGGGCCTGGAGGTGCATTTTGTTGAACATTATCAGGAGATTTACAAGATCGTGTTCCCAGGACAATGA
- the rpl36 gene encoding 60S ribosomal protein L36: MAIRYPMAVGLNKGHPVTKNVSKPRHSRRRGRLTKHTKFVRDMIREVCGFAPYERRAMELLKVSKDKRALKFIKKRVGTHIRAKRKREELSNILAAMRKAAAKKE, from the exons ATGGCTATACGATATCCTATGGCGGTTGGCCTTAACAAAGGCCACCCAGTGACCAAGAACGTCAGCAAGCCCCGCCACAGCCGCAGGAGAGGG CGTTTGACCAAGCACACCAAATTTGTGCGCGACATGATCCGTGAGGTGTGTGGATTCGCCCCCTATGAGCGACGTGCTATGGAGTTGCTGAAGGTGTCCAAAGACAAGCGTGCCCTCAAGTTCATCAAGAAAAGG GTGGGAACTCACATCCGTGCTAAGAGAAAGAGGGAAGAGCTCAGCAACATCCTGGCTGCAATGAGGAAAGCTGCTGCCAAGAAGGAGTAA